Proteins from a genomic interval of Cognatishimia sp. WU-CL00825:
- a CDS encoding N-acetyltransferase: protein MITLAQETKEDWWEVEALYDLCFAPGREALSSYRLRDGAPPVPELSLVARDTDNILAGAIRYWPVDVGKHAALLLGPVAVHPTRQGEGLGGFLIGESLLIAASLGWTRVILVGDAPYYQRFGFARLQDVTMPPPTNPDRVLGISLVHDAWRDVAGNVSAIKEP from the coding sequence GTGATTACACTTGCACAAGAAACCAAAGAAGATTGGTGGGAAGTTGAGGCCCTGTACGATCTGTGTTTTGCGCCGGGTCGTGAAGCATTGTCGTCTTATCGGTTGCGCGATGGGGCGCCGCCGGTGCCCGAACTTTCGTTGGTTGCAAGAGACACCGACAATATTTTAGCGGGGGCAATCCGGTATTGGCCGGTGGACGTTGGCAAACATGCTGCATTGTTGCTGGGGCCAGTTGCCGTGCACCCCACGCGGCAAGGCGAAGGATTGGGTGGTTTTCTCATTGGTGAAAGCCTGTTGATCGCAGCCTCATTGGGGTGGACACGGGTGATTTTGGTGGGAGACGCGCCATATTATCAACGGTTTGGCTTTGCGCGGCTTCAAGACGTCACAATGCCCCCTCCAACCAATCCGGACCGGGTGTTGGGTATTTCTTTGGTGCATGATGCATGGCGTGATGTCGCGGGCAACGTATCAGCCATTAAAGAGCCTTGA
- a CDS encoding EcsC family protein translates to MRDNEIITVDIELELQALVQRYQRAGGVGIDVLNLLGAQADGLVERLPSAVKDSLEAATEAALRQAMRAAHGSRRVVGEQKGWLHTALATALGAAGGAGGVPTALAELPITTTILLRSIQDVAVEYGFDPESDNVQFDCVQVFGAAGPLASDDGADLAFLGARIALTSGGVQRMAAMVAPRLAAVMGQKLAAQAVPVIGAAAGAATNYAYTTYYREIAHVHFGLRKLAIDGDVSHTDLIQSFREKLVPEIEAD, encoded by the coding sequence ATGCGGGACAATGAAATAATCACTGTTGATATCGAATTAGAATTGCAGGCCCTGGTACAGCGTTATCAGCGCGCTGGCGGAGTTGGTATCGATGTTCTGAATCTATTGGGTGCCCAGGCGGACGGGCTGGTAGAGCGTTTGCCTTCAGCTGTCAAAGACAGTTTAGAGGCGGCAACCGAAGCCGCATTAAGGCAGGCCATGCGGGCTGCGCACGGGTCCCGGCGTGTAGTCGGTGAGCAAAAAGGATGGCTGCATACCGCATTGGCGACGGCTTTGGGGGCGGCCGGTGGGGCTGGTGGTGTGCCAACTGCCCTGGCAGAACTTCCCATAACCACCACAATTCTGTTGCGCAGTATTCAAGATGTTGCAGTGGAATATGGTTTTGATCCGGAATCCGATAACGTGCAATTTGACTGCGTTCAGGTTTTTGGTGCGGCGGGCCCTCTGGCAAGCGACGATGGCGCTGATTTGGCGTTCTTGGGTGCACGCATCGCGCTTACCAGTGGTGGTGTGCAGCGCATGGCAGCCATGGTCGCCCCCCGATTGGCGGCGGTCATGGGGCAGAAATTAGCTGCCCAAGCTGTACCAGTTATCGGCGCGGCTGCGGGGGCGGCGACAAATTATGCCTATACAACCTATTACCGCGAAATTGCGCATGTCCACTTTGGATTGCGAAAGCTCGCCATTGATGGCGATGTCTCGCATACGGACCTTATCCAGTCTTTTCGGGAAAAACTTGTTCCTGAAATCGAAGCTGACTAG
- the ptsP gene encoding phosphoenolpyruvate--protein phosphotransferase, whose translation MPERTDSESRKLLGRLREAMAEDSAGQARLDKITKLIAVSMGTEVCSIYLFRDKDTLELCATEGLRSDAVHKTRLRMGEGLVGFVAKKSRIVNTADAPNEAGFRYMPETGEEIYTSFCGIPIQRLGEKLGVLVVQSKVARNFSSDEIYALEVVAMVLAEMTELGAFVGDGAALSPLHQQSVSIDGGTAQEGAAEGHVWLHEPRVVVTNPIADDPEAEQVRLTGAIEELRVGVDRMLSGAAGGDKEQLQVLEAYRMFANSKGWLKRMEQDIAKGLSAEAAVEKEQSAARTRMSQATDAYLRDRLHDLDDLSNRLLRILTGQGSDTGADMPDDPILIARNIGPAELLEYGRKLRGVVLEEGSVGSHAAIVARALAIPLIVHAHNITTESLNGDHILLDGDQGVVHLRPDDSVITAFRDKIAMRANAQERYTSIRDKPAKSLDGQTITLKMNAGLMADLPSLASSGAEGVGLFRTELQFLIRNQMPKRTELAELYAHVMDSADGKTVVFRTLDIGSDKVLPYMAPQDEPNPALGWRAIRVGLDKPGVLRMQLQALLRAAKGRPMTVMFPFIAQRGEFTAAKAEMDKAVEREKILGHVIPKDLKVGAMLETPSLAFAPQRFFEEVDFLSIGGNDLKQFFFAADRENERVRRRYDTLNVSFLTFIEGIVKRAASTDTPLSFCGEDAGRPVEALCFAAMGLQTLSMRPASIGPVKSLIRRTNLEELRTVIETQRDAGAETVRPAVMEYLRNASK comes from the coding sequence ATGCCGGAAAGAACGGACAGCGAAAGCCGCAAATTGCTTGGCCGCTTGCGCGAGGCAATGGCCGAGGACAGCGCCGGTCAGGCGCGGCTTGATAAGATCACCAAACTCATCGCTGTTTCGATGGGCACTGAAGTCTGTTCCATCTATCTGTTTCGCGACAAAGACACACTTGAACTCTGCGCCACAGAAGGTCTGCGATCTGATGCGGTGCATAAAACACGGTTGCGTATGGGCGAAGGGCTTGTTGGTTTTGTCGCAAAAAAATCGCGCATCGTGAATACAGCGGACGCCCCCAACGAGGCCGGGTTTCGCTATATGCCCGAGACAGGCGAAGAAATTTACACCTCCTTTTGCGGCATCCCAATCCAACGGCTTGGCGAAAAGCTGGGCGTTCTGGTCGTGCAATCCAAAGTGGCGCGCAATTTTTCCTCTGACGAAATCTATGCCCTTGAAGTGGTCGCCATGGTTCTGGCCGAAATGACCGAACTTGGCGCATTTGTCGGCGATGGCGCTGCCCTGTCGCCCTTGCACCAACAGTCAGTCTCCATCGACGGTGGTACGGCCCAAGAAGGCGCTGCAGAGGGTCATGTTTGGTTGCATGAGCCGCGGGTTGTTGTGACAAACCCGATTGCTGATGACCCAGAGGCCGAGCAGGTTCGGCTAACAGGCGCAATTGAAGAGCTACGCGTTGGTGTTGACCGGATGCTCTCTGGTGCAGCTGGAGGCGACAAAGAGCAACTGCAGGTTCTCGAAGCTTACCGCATGTTTGCGAACTCCAAAGGCTGGCTTAAGCGTATGGAGCAAGATATTGCCAAGGGCCTTTCAGCGGAAGCCGCGGTCGAAAAAGAGCAGTCCGCGGCGCGAACGCGCATGTCACAGGCAACTGATGCTTATTTGCGCGACCGACTGCATGATCTGGATGATCTATCCAATCGTCTTTTGCGCATTCTAACCGGCCAAGGAAGCGACACCGGTGCTGATATGCCGGATGATCCAATCCTAATTGCCCGCAATATTGGCCCAGCAGAATTGCTGGAATATGGACGTAAACTGCGCGGTGTTGTGCTGGAAGAAGGCTCTGTTGGCTCTCATGCTGCCATTGTTGCCCGAGCTTTGGCGATCCCTCTCATTGTACATGCCCATAACATCACGACCGAATCGCTAAACGGTGACCATATCCTGCTCGACGGTGATCAGGGCGTAGTGCATCTGAGACCCGATGATTCTGTAATCACAGCGTTCCGCGACAAAATCGCGATGCGCGCAAATGCTCAGGAACGCTACACATCGATACGTGACAAGCCAGCAAAGTCATTGGATGGGCAGACCATTACATTGAAAATGAATGCTGGCCTTATGGCAGACCTACCCTCGCTCGCTAGTTCTGGAGCCGAGGGCGTCGGGCTGTTCCGTACTGAATTGCAGTTCTTGATCCGAAATCAAATGCCAAAACGCACCGAACTTGCAGAGCTTTACGCCCACGTAATGGACTCCGCTGATGGCAAGACCGTGGTTTTTCGGACTCTTGATATCGGGTCAGATAAAGTCCTGCCGTATATGGCCCCTCAGGACGAACCGAACCCCGCCTTGGGCTGGCGTGCTATTCGTGTTGGGCTTGATAAGCCGGGTGTTCTGCGTATGCAGCTTCAGGCTTTGCTGCGCGCCGCAAAGGGCCGTCCAATGACAGTAATGTTTCCTTTCATCGCACAGCGTGGCGAATTCACCGCTGCCAAGGCAGAAATGGACAAAGCTGTCGAACGAGAAAAAATTCTCGGGCATGTGATCCCCAAGGATCTAAAAGTGGGCGCGATGCTTGAAACCCCATCGTTGGCCTTTGCGCCGCAACGGTTTTTTGAAGAGGTCGATTTCTTGTCAATCGGCGGCAACGACCTTAAGCAATTCTTTTTTGCCGCAGATCGTGAAAATGAGCGCGTGCGCCGACGCTACGACACCCTGAACGTTAGTTTCCTGACCTTTATTGAAGGCATCGTCAAACGCGCTGCAAGCACTGACACACCGCTAAGCTTTTGTGGTGAAGACGCTGGCAGACCCGTCGAAGCTTTGTGTTTCGCAGCAATGGGACTGCAAACATTATCCATGCGACCCGCTTCAATTGGGCCTGTTAAAAGCCTAATAAGACGCACAAATTTAGAAGAATTGCGTACTGTAATCGAAACACAACGCGATGCAGGAGCCGAGACCGTTCGCCCTGCGGTCATGGAATATTTGCGCAATGCCTCAAAATAG
- a CDS encoding flavin reductase family protein, with amino-acid sequence MFYRPDHGHGLPHNPFKAIVAPRPIAWISTQNQSGISNLAPYSFFNAVADDPPQIVFGSNGTKSDQIRGKDTLANIRETGVFCVNIVSEALKDAMNKTSFAHEKDVDEFEVAGLSPVPCQTIDCDRVFESPANLECKVSQIIELEGKANFLTIATVTGVHLKDDFITKGLFELGLFKPLSRLGYRDYAIVQEPFSIAPPRP; translated from the coding sequence ATGTTTTATCGCCCAGACCACGGCCATGGCCTACCGCATAATCCGTTCAAAGCAATTGTTGCGCCACGGCCCATAGCTTGGATTTCCACACAAAACCAATCTGGCATTTCCAACCTTGCCCCCTATTCCTTTTTCAATGCCGTGGCCGACGACCCGCCGCAAATCGTGTTTGGATCAAACGGTACAAAATCTGATCAAATACGGGGAAAAGACACCCTGGCTAATATCAGAGAAACCGGCGTTTTCTGCGTCAACATCGTTTCAGAAGCTCTGAAAGACGCGATGAACAAGACGTCTTTCGCTCATGAAAAGGACGTGGACGAATTTGAGGTTGCGGGTCTAAGCCCGGTGCCGTGTCAAACGATAGACTGCGATCGCGTATTCGAGTCTCCGGCAAATTTGGAATGCAAAGTATCTCAGATCATTGAACTAGAGGGAAAAGCAAACTTTCTGACGATTGCGACCGTGACTGGCGTCCATCTAAAAGACGACTTCATCACCAAAGGCTTGTTTGAGCTTGGTCTTTTCAAGCCGCTCTCGCGTCTGGGTTACAGAGATTACGCGATTGTCCAAGAACCGTTTTCAATTGCGCCACCGCGCCCCTAA
- a CDS encoding aspartate kinase, whose protein sequence is MPTLVMKFGGTSVANLDRIRRAAKRVGVEVAKGYDVIVIVSAMSGKTNELVGWVGETSPLFDAREYDAVVSSGENVTAGLMALTLQEMNVPARSWQGWQVPVQTTSAHSQARIEDIPPENINAKFAEGMRVAVVAGFQGVSPEGRITTLGRGGSDTTAVAFAAAFGAERCDIYTDVDGVYTTDPRICQKARKLDKIAFEEMLELASLGAKVLQTRSVELAMRYKVKLRVLSSFEEQSDAAGTLVCDEEEIMESNVVAGVAYSRDEAQMTLRSVADRPGIASIIFGSLSEAGVNVDMIVQDISEDGRTNMTFSLPTEQIQRAETAMDAIKGNEINYTDLVTDQDVAKVSVVGIGMRSQSGVAAKMFKVLSDEGINIKVITTSEIKISVLVDRKYMELAVQALHDAFELENAA, encoded by the coding sequence ATGCCCACATTGGTAATGAAATTCGGCGGCACCTCGGTCGCAAATCTGGATCGTATCCGCCGTGCTGCAAAGCGTGTCGGTGTCGAAGTGGCAAAAGGCTACGACGTCATCGTTATCGTATCGGCTATGTCCGGAAAGACCAACGAACTTGTGGGTTGGGTTGGCGAAACCTCTCCTTTGTTTGATGCACGCGAATACGATGCGGTTGTAAGCTCTGGCGAAAATGTGACGGCTGGCCTTATGGCGCTGACATTACAAGAGATGAATGTTCCCGCGCGCAGTTGGCAAGGTTGGCAAGTACCGGTGCAAACCACTTCGGCGCACAGTCAAGCGCGCATCGAAGACATTCCGCCGGAAAACATTAATGCCAAATTTGCCGAAGGCATGCGCGTCGCTGTAGTCGCCGGTTTTCAGGGTGTTAGCCCAGAAGGCCGGATAACAACACTTGGTCGCGGCGGGTCTGATACAACTGCGGTTGCCTTTGCAGCCGCCTTTGGCGCGGAACGTTGTGACATCTACACCGATGTTGATGGAGTTTACACAACAGACCCACGCATTTGCCAAAAAGCACGTAAGCTCGATAAGATTGCCTTTGAAGAGATGCTTGAGCTGGCGTCGCTTGGGGCCAAAGTACTACAGACCAGATCTGTGGAACTTGCGATGCGCTACAAGGTAAAGTTGCGCGTGCTAAGCTCGTTTGAAGAACAATCTGACGCGGCAGGAACGCTCGTCTGCGATGAGGAAGAAATCATGGAATCCAATGTAGTAGCCGGTGTTGCTTATTCTCGTGACGAAGCTCAGATGACCTTAAGGTCGGTCGCTGACCGTCCCGGTATCGCCTCTATCATTTTCGGCTCTCTGTCCGAAGCTGGCGTCAATGTTGATATGATTGTGCAAGACATCTCCGAAGACGGGCGCACCAATATGACCTTCAGCCTGCCCACCGAACAAATTCAACGCGCCGAAACCGCGATGGACGCCATCAAGGGCAATGAAATCAACTATACTGACCTAGTGACAGATCAAGACGTCGCAAAGGTTTCGGTTGTTGGGATTGGCATGCGATCACAATCTGGCGTTGCGGCCAAAATGTTCAAAGTTCTTTCTGATGAAGGAATAAACATTAAAGTTATTACCACGTCAGAAATCAAAATTTCTGTGCTTGTTGACCGGAAATACATGGAACTTGCTGTCCAAGCCCTGCATGATGCATTCGAACTAGAGAACGCTGCCTAG